The Victivallaceae bacterium genome contains a region encoding:
- the rsmD gene encoding 16S rRNA (guanine(966)-N(2))-methyltransferase RsmD — protein sequence MRILSGQYRGILLKSFKSVKIRPTSGLLKECFFNICRGYIEGAHFLDLFAGTGVVGLEALSQGASSAVFVDSSHDSVRIIKENLKRVKPREPVKIISKNVFCGLKYLAGIGASFDIIYIDPPYENIPCIVPNLLEQIVNEKLLVAKGVIFVESHKDYEMRIPSVLSKVRFKKLGSSGFAEYRLRSEP from the coding sequence ATGAGAATATTATCGGGTCAATATAGAGGCATACTTTTAAAGTCTTTCAAATCCGTAAAAATAAGACCGACTTCCGGTCTTCTTAAAGAATGTTTTTTTAATATTTGTCGCGGTTATATCGAAGGCGCACATTTTTTGGATTTGTTTGCAGGTACGGGAGTCGTAGGGTTAGAGGCTTTAAGTCAAGGCGCTTCTTCCGCGGTTTTTGTCGATTCCTCTCATGATTCAGTACGGATTATTAAGGAAAATTTAAAACGTGTCAAACCTCGAGAACCCGTTAAGATTATTTCCAAAAACGTATTTTGCGGATTGAAATATTTAGCCGGTATCGGAGCCTCGTTCGATATTATTTACATCGACCCTCCTTATGAAAATATTCCTTGTATCGTTCCGAATCTTTTGGAACAAATCGTTAATGAAAAATTATTGGTTGCGAAAGGAGTTATTTTCGTTGAATCCCATAAAGATTACGAAATGAGGATCCCCTCCGTATTGAGTAAAGTACGTTTTAAAAAATTAGGAAGTTCCGGTTTTGCCGAATATAGATTGAGATCAGAGCCGTAA